From the Flavobacterium galactosidilyticum genome, one window contains:
- a CDS encoding YaiO family outer membrane beta-barrel protein, translating to MITKIITKLTFLIVLFGSIQMQGQEKVYNGNPDTSFETARNLAFNQQRKAAQDTLINILSKYPNYNEIRSFLATTYSWDGDYKKARKTFAVVLEKDSRSQDTWIAAIKNELWADLPYAALEMTNNALKKFPHNAEFLYLKASAEESTNNPLDTLSTIQSILNQNPDDQKAQDYKKSLNTLLRKNSIGINASVDLYSSVFDPMQYYSIKYSRQTKYGSITPKLNLNRRFNENGAQFEVDLYPKIRKGLYAYVNVGVANSFLFPDVKYGAELFQSLPKSFEVSAGFRTLKYSSTTNIYTGSIGWYSGNSYWSFRPYFTPGETGTSTSGTLTYRKYRSDADNYLGISVGMGFSPEFNQFAFSATDPAIVNLESQKFNIGYYFTTANKQNAWGVQMGVAHQEIIFDQGNFFWIYSLALSWDLKFK from the coding sequence ATGATTACAAAAATAATTACAAAACTGACTTTTTTAATCGTACTCTTTGGTTCCATTCAAATGCAAGGCCAAGAAAAGGTATATAATGGAAACCCTGACACTTCATTTGAGACTGCTCGAAATTTAGCTTTCAATCAGCAGCGCAAAGCGGCACAAGATACATTGATCAATATCTTGTCTAAATATCCTAATTATAATGAAATACGCTCGTTTCTAGCTACGACTTATTCATGGGACGGTGACTACAAAAAAGCAAGAAAAACATTTGCTGTTGTTTTAGAAAAAGATTCAAGAAGTCAAGACACTTGGATTGCTGCAATAAAAAATGAACTATGGGCCGATTTACCATATGCAGCATTAGAAATGACAAATAATGCTTTGAAAAAATTTCCTCATAACGCTGAATTTCTTTATTTAAAAGCAAGCGCAGAAGAAAGTACTAACAATCCGTTAGATACGTTAAGTACCATTCAATCCATTTTAAATCAAAATCCAGACGATCAAAAAGCTCAAGATTATAAGAAAAGTCTAAACACATTACTTCGAAAAAACTCAATTGGTATTAATGCTTCCGTTGATTTGTATTCTTCCGTTTTTGATCCAATGCAATATTATTCTATTAAATATAGCCGCCAAACAAAATACGGAAGTATTACTCCTAAGCTAAATTTAAACAGACGCTTTAATGAAAATGGAGCTCAGTTTGAAGTAGATTTATACCCTAAAATTAGGAAAGGATTGTATGCTTATGTAAATGTTGGAGTCGCTAATTCATTTTTATTTCCAGATGTAAAATATGGAGCTGAGTTATTCCAGTCTTTACCAAAAAGCTTTGAAGTGTCGGCTGGATTTAGAACTTTGAAATACTCATCAACCACAAATATTTACACTGGTTCAATAGGTTGGTATAGTGGTAATAGTTATTGGTCTTTCCGCCCTTATTTTACTCCGGGAGAAACTGGAACGAGTACATCAGGAACCTTGACCTATAGAAAATATCGCAGTGATGCCGATAATTATTTAGGTATTTCAGTTGGTATGGGATTCTCTCCGGAGTTCAATCAGTTTGCCTTTAGTGCAACCGATCCAGCAATTGTAAACCTTGAATCTCAAAAATTTAATATTGGATATTATTTTACTACTGCAAACAAGCAAAATGCCTGGGGAGTACAAATGGGTGTTGCACATCAAGAAATAATTTTTGACCAAGGAAATTTCTTTTGGATTTATTCTCTTGCCTTATCTTGGGACCTAAAATTCAAATAA
- a CDS encoding DEAD/DEAH box helicase, with the protein MTTFEQFNLPKSVQKSIDDLGFTTPTPIQEKTFSVIMSGRDMMGIAQTGTGKTFAYLLPLLKLYKFTPGHTPKIVILVPTRELVVQVVEEVEKLTKYMSVRTIGIFGGVNINTQKTTVYTGCDILVGTPGRIMDLTLDNVIRFEEMQKLVIDEFDEMLNLGFRTQLTSILAMMPKKRQNILFSATMTDEVDAILNDYFDYPEEVTLSASGTPLENIKQITYQAPNFNTKINLLKHLLHNNEEMSRVLVFVNNKKIADLVQERIEEEFEDQFGVIHSNKSQNYRLSTMASFQEGNLRGLITTDIMARGLDISNITHVINFEMPELPELYMHRIGRTGRADAKGTAISFIAPREEESKIEIEVLMNMELSIEEFPETVEISAKLIEPEKDRQPIKFLMKKKKLEGDGAFQEKSKKNKKVNLGGPGVTKKKTHGSVNRNMLKTRDKKRKDKNK; encoded by the coding sequence ATGACTACTTTTGAGCAATTCAATCTTCCTAAATCTGTACAAAAATCAATCGATGATTTAGGATTTACAACACCCACTCCTATTCAGGAAAAAACTTTTTCTGTGATTATGTCAGGGAGAGATATGATGGGAATCGCTCAAACAGGTACGGGTAAAACATTCGCTTACTTGTTACCGCTACTAAAATTATATAAATTTACTCCAGGACATACTCCTAAAATAGTAATTCTAGTTCCTACACGTGAACTTGTTGTGCAAGTTGTAGAAGAAGTAGAGAAATTGACAAAATACATGTCAGTTAGAACTATTGGAATTTTTGGTGGTGTCAATATCAATACTCAAAAGACTACTGTATATACTGGTTGCGATATCCTTGTAGGTACTCCAGGAAGAATCATGGATTTAACACTAGATAATGTGATTCGGTTTGAAGAAATGCAAAAACTAGTTATCGATGAGTTTGACGAAATGCTTAATTTAGGTTTTCGTACGCAACTGACATCTATTTTAGCTATGATGCCTAAAAAACGTCAAAACATTCTTTTCTCGGCTACAATGACAGATGAAGTGGATGCCATTTTGAATGATTATTTTGATTATCCTGAAGAAGTTACACTTTCGGCATCAGGAACACCATTGGAAAACATCAAACAAATTACGTATCAGGCTCCTAATTTCAACACTAAAATAAATCTATTAAAACATTTACTGCACAATAACGAGGAAATGAGCCGTGTTTTAGTATTTGTAAATAATAAAAAAATCGCCGATTTAGTTCAAGAACGAATCGAAGAGGAATTTGAAGATCAATTTGGAGTAATACACTCTAATAAATCACAAAACTATCGTTTGAGCACGATGGCCTCTTTCCAAGAAGGCAATCTTCGTGGTTTGATCACTACTGATATTATGGCAAGAGGTTTGGATATTTCCAACATTACTCATGTTATCAACTTTGAGATGCCAGAACTTCCTGAATTGTACATGCACAGAATTGGTAGAACGGGTCGTGCCGATGCCAAAGGAACTGCAATAAGCTTCATTGCCCCTCGCGAAGAAGAATCAAAAATAGAAATTGAAGTGTTGATGAATATGGAATTATCCATCGAGGAATTCCCTGAAACAGTTGAAATTTCAGCAAAATTAATCGAACCTGAAAAAGACAGACAACCGATTAAGTTTTTGATGAAAAAGAAAAAACTGGAAGGTGATGGTGCATTTCAGGAAAAAAGCAAAAAGAACAAGAAAGTAAACTTAGGAGGTCCTGGTGTAACCAAGAAAAAAACACACGGATCTGTCAATCGTAATATGCTTAAAACAAGAGATAAAAAACGAAAAGACAAAAACAAATAG
- a CDS encoding lactonase family protein produces MKNSVALLLFIFVITSVQAQKNKFNLLIGTYTNKCDSKGIYVYDFDSNTGNFSFKNATENVINPSFLSVSKENNYIYAVNENGDKSMVSSFSYLPSTGKMDFINKESAKGTDPCYIINDDKNVIIANYSSGSISVYGKNNDGSITEAKQVVQHYGKGITQNQTGPHAHMVYFSPDKKYVLGNDLGIDKVFTYAYNPNSPHEILKKKDSISVKPGSGPRHLTFSKDGKFVYLLQELDGTLTVFSYSNGTLKKIQETSVVSKDFKGTVGAADIHISPDGKFLYASNRGTANDISIFKILKNGKLESKGKMSTKGNGPRSFRIDPSGNFLLVAHQYTNDVVIFKRDQLTGAISDTGKKIELCSPVCLVFTEN; encoded by the coding sequence ATGAAAAATTCGGTTGCTCTTCTTTTATTCATTTTCGTTATTACTAGCGTACAAGCACAAAAAAATAAATTCAATTTATTAATCGGAACTTATACTAATAAGTGCGATAGTAAAGGAATTTATGTATATGATTTTGATTCGAATACAGGAAATTTTAGTTTTAAAAATGCTACAGAAAACGTAATTAACCCTAGTTTTTTGAGTGTTTCTAAGGAAAATAATTATATCTATGCTGTTAATGAAAATGGGGATAAAAGTATGGTTAGTTCTTTTAGTTATCTTCCTTCTACTGGTAAAATGGATTTTATAAACAAAGAAAGTGCTAAAGGAACTGATCCTTGTTATATTATAAATGACGATAAGAATGTAATAATTGCTAATTATTCAAGTGGTAGCATTTCTGTGTATGGAAAGAATAATGATGGAAGTATTACGGAAGCCAAGCAAGTAGTACAACATTATGGCAAAGGAATTACGCAAAATCAGACAGGACCTCACGCACACATGGTTTATTTTTCTCCAGATAAAAAATACGTTTTAGGGAATGATTTGGGAATTGACAAAGTATTCACTTATGCCTACAATCCAAATTCACCTCATGAGATTTTGAAAAAAAAGGATAGTATTTCTGTAAAACCGGGAAGTGGTCCAAGACATTTAACTTTTAGTAAAGATGGAAAATTTGTTTATTTATTGCAAGAATTAGACGGAACGCTTACTGTTTTTAGTTATTCAAACGGAACTCTAAAAAAAATACAAGAAACTTCAGTTGTATCAAAAGACTTTAAGGGAACTGTAGGCGCTGCTGATATTCATATTTCACCTGACGGTAAATTTTTATACGCATCTAATCGCGGAACGGCAAATGACATTTCGATTTTTAAAATCCTTAAAAATGGAAAATTAGAAAGTAAAGGTAAAATGAGCACTAAAGGAAATGGACCTAGAAGTTTTAGAATAGATCCAAGTGGGAATTTTCTTTTGGTAGCGCATCAATACACTAATGATGTTGTGATTTTCAAAAGAGATCAACTTACGGGTGCGATTAGTGATACGGGGAAAAAAATTGAATTGTGTTCTCCAGTTTGTTTAGTATTTACTGAAAACTAG
- a CDS encoding BatA domain-containing protein, producing the protein MQFKHPEILYFLFALIVPILVHLFQLRRFKKEDFTNVRLLKSLSIQTRKSSTIKKWLLLASRLLLLTFIIIAFAQPFFESKDSKNANNELYIILDNSFSMQAKGNKGELLKRAVQELLEETPENVNFSLLTNSENYWNTDIKSVRSSLQNLKYSATPFQLDNIMAKLKAHKSAFKKDIVIITDGIGLDKKQLKNIEADNTPYFIIPKAVQKNNVSIDSVFIYKTLEQFYEISIQLSGHGDKFEAIPISLYNCTKLIAKTTVTLDSPKKSVNFTIPRQAFHGYVSIVDNGLPYDNTLYFSISKAKKTNVISIGEPTKNNFLSRIYTPEEFNFNSYTLSTLDYNKLEEQDAIVLNELDEIPQSLITTLKSFVEKGGNLIVIPSALCSISNLNSLVSNFSNLKFDALENTEKQITKINFNHPIYNSVFEKTVVNFQYPKTKKSFPLSSSYPAVLSYEDGSIFLSSTNNPIGTVAVFAAPISIENSNFQQSPLIVPTFYKMAMYNHSNGINALIIGNNNPHLTETSLNKDAILTVKNSEEQFIPIQQILNSKVKMTFGDYPEQAGNFVVYNKKEWIENISFNYNRTESDLATANENLLSEYKTVESIKSLYNTLQTDRADNQIWKWFVIFALLFLITEMAIIRFVK; encoded by the coding sequence ATGCAATTTAAACATCCCGAAATTTTATACTTTCTGTTCGCGTTAATCGTTCCTATTTTGGTTCACTTATTTCAATTACGCCGTTTTAAAAAGGAGGATTTCACAAATGTTCGTTTACTGAAGTCACTTTCTATTCAAACTAGAAAAAGCTCCACAATAAAGAAATGGCTGCTTCTTGCCTCTCGCCTTTTATTACTTACTTTTATTATCATTGCTTTTGCACAACCTTTTTTTGAATCCAAAGACAGTAAAAATGCTAATAACGAATTGTATATCATTTTAGACAATTCATTTAGCATGCAAGCCAAAGGAAATAAAGGCGAATTACTTAAACGAGCTGTTCAGGAATTGCTTGAAGAAACACCAGAAAACGTAAACTTCTCATTGCTTACCAATTCAGAAAACTATTGGAACACAGATATCAAGTCAGTTCGTAGTTCTTTGCAAAATTTAAAATACAGCGCTACTCCTTTTCAGTTAGATAATATTATGGCTAAATTAAAGGCACATAAATCAGCTTTTAAAAAGGATATTGTAATCATTACAGATGGAATTGGATTAGATAAAAAGCAACTTAAAAACATAGAAGCTGATAATACACCATATTTTATAATCCCTAAAGCAGTTCAAAAAAATAATGTTTCGATCGATAGTGTTTTTATCTATAAAACATTGGAGCAGTTTTATGAAATTAGTATACAATTGTCAGGACATGGAGATAAATTTGAAGCTATTCCTATTTCGCTATACAATTGCACAAAGTTAATTGCGAAAACCACTGTAACGCTAGATAGCCCCAAAAAGAGTGTTAATTTCACTATTCCAAGACAAGCTTTTCATGGTTATGTTTCAATAGTCGATAATGGTTTGCCTTATGACAACACTTTATACTTCAGTATTTCAAAAGCTAAAAAAACGAATGTAATTAGTATTGGTGAACCTACAAAAAACAATTTCCTGTCCCGAATTTACACTCCTGAAGAGTTCAATTTCAACAGCTACACTTTAAGTACATTAGATTACAACAAACTGGAAGAGCAAGATGCCATCGTTTTGAATGAATTAGATGAAATCCCGCAATCACTAATCACCACCCTAAAATCTTTTGTAGAAAAAGGAGGGAATCTTATTGTTATTCCTTCGGCATTATGCTCCATTTCAAATTTGAATTCATTGGTATCGAATTTTAGCAACCTAAAATTTGACGCTTTAGAAAACACAGAGAAACAGATTACTAAAATCAATTTCAATCATCCGATATACAATAGTGTTTTTGAAAAAACAGTAGTTAATTTTCAGTATCCAAAAACAAAAAAGTCATTTCCTTTATCGAGTTCATATCCTGCGGTTTTATCATATGAAGATGGAAGCATTTTCCTCTCTTCGACTAATAATCCAATTGGGACAGTAGCTGTTTTTGCGGCTCCTATTTCTATTGAAAACTCTAATTTTCAGCAATCCCCGCTCATAGTACCTACTTTTTATAAAATGGCAATGTACAATCATAGCAATGGTATTAATGCTTTAATCATTGGAAATAACAATCCACATTTAACTGAAACATCTTTAAATAAAGATGCTATTTTGACTGTAAAAAATTCCGAAGAGCAGTTTATTCCAATCCAGCAAATATTGAATAGTAAAGTCAAGATGACTTTTGGTGATTATCCCGAACAAGCTGGTAATTTTGTCGTTTATAATAAAAAAGAATGGATTGAAAATATCAGTTTTAACTACAATAGAACCGAAAGTGATTTGGCTACAGCCAATGAAAACTTGCTATCAGAATATAAAACAGTCGAATCTATAAAATCACTTTATAACACCTTACAAACTGATCGGGCGGATAATCAAATTTGGAAATGGTTTGTTATCTTTGCGCTGTTATTTCTAATAACAGAAATGGCCATTATAAGATTCGTAAAATAG
- a CDS encoding dihydroorotase, translated as MKLIIRDAKIIDSKSPFHNKTADILIVDGFIKKIGTSLSNTENVEEIKLDNLHVSQGWFDSSISLGEPGFEDRETISNGLNVAAKSGFTAIALQPNSFPIIDNQSQVNFVLNKATGFATQLYPIGALTKESAGKDMAELFDMQKSGAVAFGDYNKSLSNANLLKIALQYVQDFDGLILAFSQDENIKGNGVANEGVVSTRLGLKGIPNLAEELQIARNLFLLEYTGGKLHIPTVSTKKSVQLIKEAKANGLNVSCSVAVHHLVLTDEKLEGFDTRYKVSPPLRTETDRKSLLKGIKDGTIDMITSDHNPIDIEHKKMEFDGAKSGTTGMESAFGALMTVLPLEIVIEKLTSGKETFGIEIQNINEGSRANITLFNPEPKNVFTKSSILSKSKNSAFLGTQLQGKVYGILNQGQLILA; from the coding sequence ATGAAATTAATCATCAGAGACGCCAAAATTATCGATTCAAAGAGTCCTTTTCACAACAAGACTGCAGATATTTTAATTGTTGATGGTTTTATAAAAAAAATAGGAACCTCGCTTTCCAATACTGAAAATGTAGAAGAGATAAAACTTGATAATTTACATGTGTCCCAAGGTTGGTTTGATAGTAGTATATCTCTTGGAGAACCCGGTTTTGAAGATCGAGAAACGATTTCGAACGGACTTAACGTAGCGGCTAAAAGTGGTTTTACAGCTATTGCCTTACAACCTAACTCCTTCCCTATCATTGACAATCAATCCCAAGTAAATTTTGTACTAAATAAAGCAACTGGATTTGCAACGCAACTGTATCCTATTGGTGCTTTAACTAAAGAAAGTGCAGGAAAAGATATGGCTGAATTGTTTGATATGCAAAAATCGGGAGCAGTCGCTTTTGGAGATTATAATAAGAGTCTAAGCAATGCTAATTTGCTAAAAATTGCATTACAATACGTTCAAGATTTTGACGGATTGATCCTAGCTTTTTCACAAGATGAAAATATTAAAGGAAATGGAGTGGCTAATGAAGGTGTTGTTTCTACTCGTTTAGGATTAAAAGGAATTCCAAATCTAGCCGAAGAATTGCAAATAGCAAGAAATTTATTTCTACTAGAATATACTGGAGGGAAATTACATATCCCAACCGTTTCTACTAAAAAATCAGTCCAATTAATAAAAGAAGCTAAGGCTAATGGACTAAACGTAAGTTGCAGCGTAGCAGTTCACCATTTAGTTTTGACTGATGAAAAATTAGAAGGATTTGATACAAGATATAAAGTGTCGCCGCCATTGCGAACAGAAACCGATAGAAAATCGCTGTTGAAAGGCATCAAAGACGGTACGATTGATATGATTACATCTGATCATAACCCAATTGATATAGAGCATAAAAAAATGGAATTTGATGGAGCCAAAAGTGGAACAACTGGTATGGAAAGTGCTTTTGGTGCTCTAATGACTGTTTTACCTTTAGAAATTGTAATCGAAAAATTAACTTCTGGAAAAGAAACTTTTGGTATTGAAATACAAAACATTAATGAAGGTTCAAGAGCAAACATCACTTTATTCAACCCTGAACCAAAAAATGTATTTACAAAATCATCAATACTTTCAAAATCTAAAAACTCTGCTTTTTTAGGAACACAATTACAAGGAAAAGTTTACGGTATTCTAAACCAAGGACAATTAATTTTAGCATAA
- a CDS encoding alpha/beta hydrolase, with the protein MNLSLEFKIREPKVKLEKNPLLLLLHGYGSNEADLFSFAEELPDNYYIISARAPYDMQYGSYAWYAINFDADQNKFSDNEQAKTSRDLIATFIDELIQTYPIDANNVSLIGFSQGSILSYAVALSYPEKVQKVVAMSGYLNLDIVTEDYLKNTFNNLKIFASHGTVDQVIPVEWARKTPAILENLGIAVTYKEYPVGHGVAPQNFYDFNNWLLVQR; encoded by the coding sequence ATGAATTTATCTTTAGAATTTAAAATACGCGAACCGAAAGTAAAACTAGAAAAAAACCCGCTTTTACTTTTACTTCATGGATATGGCAGCAATGAAGCCGATTTATTCTCCTTTGCCGAAGAGCTTCCCGACAATTATTATATCATTTCAGCACGTGCACCTTATGATATGCAATATGGAAGTTACGCTTGGTATGCCATCAATTTTGATGCGGATCAAAACAAATTTTCCGACAATGAACAAGCTAAAACGTCTAGAGATTTAATTGCTACATTTATAGATGAGTTAATACAAACGTATCCAATAGACGCTAATAATGTTTCCTTAATTGGCTTTAGCCAAGGATCTATTTTAAGTTATGCAGTAGCACTTTCTTATCCAGAAAAAGTGCAGAAAGTAGTGGCAATGAGTGGTTACTTGAATCTAGATATTGTTACTGAAGATTATCTTAAAAACACCTTTAATAATTTAAAAATATTTGCTTCTCACGGAACTGTAGATCAAGTTATTCCTGTAGAATGGGCTAGAAAAACGCCTGCTATTTTAGAAAATTTAGGTATTGCCGTAACATACAAGGAATATCCTGTAGGTCATGGAGTTGCTCCTCAAAATTTCTATGATTTTAACAACTGGCTTTTAGTACAAAGATAA
- a CDS encoding MBL fold metallo-hydrolase — protein sequence MKVYFLGTGTSQGIPVIGSNHPVCKSTDLKDKRLRVSIWISWDNFSFVIDCGPDFRQQMLASNCPKVDGILFTHEHSDHTAGIDDIRPFNFKQGEIPIYAHQRVINDLRKRFGYVFETVNKYPGAPSVITVEVINNQPFSIGNKVTIPVNVMHGNLQVFGYRIDDFAYLTDVKTIDDSEIQKLNNLKVLVINALREEPHDTHFNLQEALDFITLLKPEKAYLTHISHIMGFHEEVQKKLPANVFLAHDNLEITL from the coding sequence TTGAAGGTATATTTTTTAGGAACTGGTACGTCACAAGGTATTCCCGTAATTGGAAGCAATCATCCCGTATGCAAAAGCACTGATTTAAAAGATAAAAGACTTAGAGTTTCTATTTGGATTTCATGGGACAATTTTTCTTTTGTTATCGATTGCGGACCAGATTTCAGACAACAAATGCTTGCGTCCAATTGTCCGAAAGTTGACGGAATTCTATTTACTCATGAGCATTCAGATCATACTGCTGGAATTGATGACATCAGACCTTTTAATTTTAAGCAAGGAGAAATACCTATTTATGCACATCAAAGAGTTATAAATGATTTAAGAAAACGATTTGGCTATGTCTTTGAAACGGTTAATAAATATCCTGGAGCACCTTCAGTAATAACCGTTGAGGTGATTAATAACCAACCTTTTTCCATTGGAAATAAAGTAACAATTCCTGTAAACGTAATGCATGGAAATCTGCAAGTTTTTGGATACCGAATTGATGATTTCGCCTATTTGACAGATGTGAAAACGATTGATGATAGCGAAATTCAAAAGCTAAATAACCTAAAGGTATTGGTTATAAATGCTTTACGTGAAGAACCTCATGATACACATTTCAATTTGCAAGAAGCACTAGATTTTATAACTTTACTGAAGCCGGAGAAGGCTTATCTTACACATATTAGTCATATTATGGGATTTCATGAAGAGGTTCAAAAAAAACTTCCTGCAAATGTTTTCCTCGCACATGATAACTTAGAAATTACATTATAA
- a CDS encoding TonB-dependent receptor, translating into MDTEIKLKGDRIIEQIPSIKDKALRINLNENIYGTFAEIGAGQETVRHFFRAGGSSGTIAKAMSAYDKDFSDAVYGIEEDGRYVTESRLKKMLSHETNLIEQRLSREKHPNKMFFSYANTVATIDFAKQFKGHGWVGISYQTEPDEAYNEIILHIRFKETDIRLQQETLGILGVNLIYGAYYKNDDPKRLLRYLYDHLDKDQLEIDTINFSGPRFADVDNRLMSLQLVKNGMTDAVMFNPDGKNILPAAILYKKNILAFRGSFRPVTKVNMDMYEKSLKMFVNENKVEKENTLVVFEITLSNLRSDGEIDERDFMDRAELLCSLGQTVMISNFQEYYKVVEYFSNYTKARMGLAMGVNNLVDIFDEKYYRHLSGGILEAFGKLFYRDMKVFLYPMLGEDGDIITSENLKVHPRMKELYKFFKFNGKVVDIDDYDPSILEVFSREVLNMINNGKPGWEIMLPSGISEIIKEHQLFGYDPNKVLKEIN; encoded by the coding sequence ATGGATACAGAAATAAAATTAAAAGGTGACAGAATCATCGAACAAATCCCTTCAATAAAAGATAAAGCACTCCGTATCAACTTGAACGAGAACATTTACGGAACTTTTGCAGAAATTGGAGCAGGACAGGAAACTGTAAGACATTTTTTTAGAGCTGGTGGTTCTTCTGGAACAATAGCAAAAGCAATGTCAGCGTATGACAAAGATTTTAGTGATGCCGTGTATGGAATCGAAGAAGATGGTCGATATGTTACGGAGAGCCGACTTAAAAAAATGCTTTCGCATGAAACAAACCTTATTGAGCAGCGCCTAAGCAGAGAAAAACATCCTAATAAAATGTTTTTTAGTTATGCAAATACCGTTGCTACTATTGATTTTGCTAAACAATTTAAAGGACACGGCTGGGTTGGAATTAGTTATCAAACAGAACCAGACGAAGCATACAACGAAATTATTCTTCACATTCGTTTTAAAGAAACAGATATACGTTTGCAACAAGAAACGTTAGGAATTCTAGGCGTAAATTTGATATATGGTGCGTACTATAAAAATGATGACCCTAAAAGATTGCTGCGCTATTTATACGACCACTTAGATAAAGATCAGTTAGAAATAGATACTATCAACTTCTCAGGACCTCGTTTTGCTGATGTTGATAATCGTTTGATGAGTTTGCAGTTAGTAAAAAACGGAATGACAGATGCGGTTATGTTTAATCCAGACGGTAAAAACATTCTTCCTGCAGCCATTTTATACAAGAAAAACATACTTGCTTTTAGAGGAAGTTTCCGTCCTGTTACTAAAGTAAATATGGACATGTATGAGAAATCATTAAAAATGTTCGTGAACGAAAATAAAGTAGAAAAGGAAAATACACTTGTGGTTTTCGAAATTACCTTATCAAATCTTCGTTCTGACGGTGAAATTGACGAAAGAGATTTCATGGATCGTGCAGAATTACTTTGTTCACTTGGGCAAACTGTAATGATTTCGAACTTCCAAGAATATTATAAAGTAGTTGAATATTTCTCTAATTATACTAAAGCCCGAATGGGATTAGCCATGGGCGTAAACAATTTAGTAGATATATTTGACGAGAAATATTACCGCCATTTAAGTGGTGGAATATTGGAAGCTTTTGGAAAATTATTTTACCGTGATATGAAAGTTTTCTTGTATCCAATGCTTGGGGAAGATGGCGATATTATCACTTCAGAAAATCTAAAAGTGCATCCAAGAATGAAAGAATTATACAAATTCTTCAAGTTCAATGGAAAAGTAGTAGATATTGATGATTACGATCCATCTATTTTAGAAGTATTCTCACGCGAGGTTTTGAATATGATTAATAATGGAAAACCGGGCTGGGAAATAATGCTTCCTTCAGGTATTTCAGAAATTATCAAGGAACACCAACTTTTTGGCTATGATCCAAATAAAGTTTTAAAGGAAATAAATTAA
- the bcp gene encoding thioredoxin-dependent thiol peroxidase has translation MITLKKGDKAPDFSSLDQDGKLHQLADYKGKKLVVFFYPKASTPGCTAEACDLRDNYERFKANNYELLGVSADSAVAQTKFKDKYEFQFPLLADIDKSVIQAFGVWGPKKFMGKEYDGIHRTTFVIDENGIIDDVIEKVKTKEHAAQILK, from the coding sequence ATGATAACATTAAAAAAAGGAGACAAAGCACCTGATTTTTCAAGCCTAGACCAAGACGGAAAGTTGCACCAATTAGCAGATTATAAAGGAAAAAAATTAGTGGTTTTCTTTTACCCAAAAGCTAGTACACCTGGCTGTACCGCTGAGGCATGCGACTTAAGAGATAATTATGAGCGTTTTAAAGCAAATAATTATGAACTACTAGGCGTAAGTGCTGATTCAGCTGTAGCGCAGACTAAATTTAAAGATAAATATGAATTCCAATTCCCTTTATTAGCAGATATTGATAAATCAGTAATTCAAGCTTTTGGAGTTTGGGGTCCTAAAAAATTTATGGGAAAAGAATACGACGGAATTCACAGAACTACTTTTGTAATTGACGAGAACGGAATTATTGATGACGTTATCGAAAAAGTAAAAACGAAGGAACACGCAGCGCAGATTTTGAAGTAA